A window of the Nibribacter ruber genome harbors these coding sequences:
- a CDS encoding N-acetylmuramoyl-L-alanine amidase produces MKHSLHRLALFCLFALTLAACAKHPYTDTNKAYKKQVKALAKSLQQTPVTSPGEDSLKQGDYWVGTTNFSLRKPNYVVIHHTAQDSTAQTLKTFTLPRTQVSAHYVIGRDGKVYHMLNDYLRAWHGGSGRWGNNTDLNSSSIGIELDNNGTEPFQEAQIESLLQVLANLKKTHRIPTENFIGHSDIAPTRKNDPSRIFPWKRLAQAGYGVWYDEAEVEKLILEEKLVKDTLAQDSALALVLITPQKPDVLPTKLSDSLSTATQVDSAYLVPASFNPKVALRVIGFDTKDLSAALRAFKLHFIQTDVNGVLTDYDRKVLYYLYRKFLDL; encoded by the coding sequence ATGAAACATTCCCTCCACCGCCTGGCGCTGTTCTGCCTGTTTGCCCTCACCCTGGCTGCCTGTGCTAAACACCCGTACACCGATACCAACAAAGCCTATAAAAAACAGGTGAAAGCCCTGGCCAAAAGCCTGCAGCAAACGCCCGTCACCAGCCCCGGCGAAGACTCTCTCAAGCAAGGCGACTACTGGGTAGGGACCACCAATTTTAGTTTACGCAAGCCCAACTACGTGGTCATCCACCATACGGCCCAGGACTCTACCGCCCAAACGCTTAAGACCTTTACCCTGCCCAGAACGCAGGTGAGCGCGCACTATGTCATTGGCCGGGACGGGAAGGTGTACCATATGCTCAATGACTACCTGCGGGCCTGGCACGGCGGCAGCGGCCGCTGGGGCAACAACACTGACCTGAACTCGTCCTCCATTGGCATTGAGCTGGACAACAACGGCACAGAACCCTTCCAGGAGGCGCAAATAGAGAGCCTGTTGCAGGTGCTGGCCAACTTGAAGAAAACGCACCGCATCCCCACCGAGAACTTTATTGGCCACTCAGACATAGCGCCCACCCGCAAAAACGATCCTAGCCGCATCTTCCCCTGGAAGCGCCTGGCCCAGGCCGGCTACGGTGTCTGGTATGACGAGGCCGAAGTGGAGAAACTGATCCTAGAGGAGAAACTGGTAAAGGACACGCTGGCCCAAGACTCGGCGCTGGCCCTGGTCTTGATCACGCCGCAGAAGCCAGACGTGCTGCCCACCAAACTCTCTGACAGCCTGTCTACCGCTACCCAAGTGGATTCTGCCTACCTGGTACCGGCCTCGTTTAACCCCAAAGTGGCCCTGCGCGTGATTGGCTTTGACACCAAAGACCTGTCGGCGGCCCTACGGGCGTTCAAGCTGCATTTTATTCAGACAGACGTGAATGGCGTGCTCACAGATTATGACAGAAAAGTGCTGTATTACCTGTACCGGAAGTTCCTGGATTTGTAA